Part of the Paludisphaera borealis genome, GCGGCGGCGGTGCTGATCGGCTCGGCGCTGCATGACGGCCGCATAGGGCGGGATCAACTGGCGGCTCTGCTCTGGAAATAGCCCCGAGCTGGCCGGCCACGATCTCCCTGCCCACGCATCAGATAAGCAAACGCAAATCAATGCACTCGCTTGCGCTTCGGGCTTGTATTCGGATCGGTTCGCGGTTCAGAGCGTCAACTCGACCTCGGCCGATTGGCCGAAGCACTCTTCGACCTCGACGCGGACGGCCCGGGGATCGGCCCAGCCGCGCGCCCGCATCGCGACGAGCAGGCGGTCGGCGATGTACTTCGCCAGCAGCTCGGCCGTGGTGTTGGCGATCGGCAAGACGACGCACTCGTCGCGCGGGAAGCTCCAGTACCGATCGCGATAGCGGGCGACGATGTTCGGGCCGTCGTCTTCGAGCCGGATGTATGGACTGCCCGCGGGCAGGAGCATGCGATGGTCGAGTTCGTCGCAGATCGTCCGCGTCATGTCGCGAAGGGCGATGAAATCGACGACGTAATGGTTGCCGTCTAGGTCGCCGTCGACCTCAACGGCCGTCCGATAGTTATGGCCGTGGACCCGCTCGCACTGGTTGCCTTCAAACGTGATGAAGTGACCGGACGAAAAGACCAGGAAGTCCTTGGTGACCCGAACCTTGTAGCGCGAACTCGACACGGCTGACGGACTCCCGATTTCTCAAGTGAGGCGGCGATCACGATCTCCCGACCAGCCGGTCGGTCCGGTCGGTCGCGGCAGCTCGATTGTGCCATCGCGAAGGGCGGCGAACAAGACGGCCGCCGTGAGGTCGGCGGTCGCGCCGGGGTTGAGGCGGTGGCCGTCACTCCGCAGCGTCGCGTCGAGAACGCGGAGCAGCGAGCGGCCGACGGCCTCATCCGGCCAGCCGGCGGCGAGCACTTCGCCGGCGCGGCGCGACGCTTCGGCGGCTCGCTCCCGCCCCGCCTTCCGAGCGATCAACGAATCCGGATGGCGGGACAACATATCAAGAAACGCGCCGATGATCGCGGTTTCGAGCGGCTGGCCGTCTTCGATTCGCCGGCGGAGCGCCGGCAGCCCTTCGTCAAGGACCTCCGCGAAGTCGTCGGCATACTGTCGAGCGATCAGGTCGCGATCGGCGGCGAGGGTCATCGCTTCGCGGAGCGTGATCGTCGGTTCGTCGGCGACGTCCTGTTCGACGGCCTCGCCGAGCCCCCCCGGGTTCGCCAGCCGGATCGCCCGGTAGACCAATCGGGCGTCGTCGACCGTCGTGGCGTCGAGCACCCGGCCGACGCCTTCGCCGAGGCCCTGTTCCGGCGGGACGGCGGTCAGCGGGGCGAGGAGGAGGATCATGCCGAGGTTCGAGTTGGTGGCGACGACGCGTTTCGTGGCTTCGACGGCGGCCAGGACCGACGCGCCGACGCCTTCGGTTCGCGCCCGGTCGAGCGGGTCGGCCACGGCCGCGGCGCTGAGGACGAAGTCGAGGTAGTCGAGGTCGTCGAAATCGAGGAATCGATGGACGTTGCCCGGCTTGCGGGCCGTCGCTTCCAGGATGCAGGCGATCTGCGCCAGCTTGCCGGGCGAGAGTGTGGATTTCATCGTGCCGCGTCCCGGAGGGCGTCGAGCAGGGCGGCGGCCACGTCGATGCCGGTCACGCGGGCAAGGGCCCGCCAGCCGGGCACGGCGTTGACTTCAAGGACGACGAGCCCCCCGCGATCGAGGTCCTCGATCAGGTCGACGCCCGCGAACTCGGCCCCGAGGGCAGCGGCCGCCGCGACGGCCAGGCGCTCGGCCTGCGGATCGGGCCGCCACGCCTCGGCCCTGCCGCCGATCGCGACGTTCGTCCGCCACTCGCCCCCCTGGGCCGACCTCCGCATCGCGCCCAATACCCGCCCTCTCAAAACGAACAGCCGCAGGTCGTGCCCGGGGTGCCTGATCCAGCGCTGGAGGTAAAGGACCGACGCCGTGTGTTCGAGCATGTGGAAGCACCGCCAGGCCAGCTCGCGGTCGCTGATCCGCACTATCCCCCGCCCCTCCGACCCGAACAGCGGCTTGACCACCACGTCGCCGCCCAGTTCTTCGAAGGCCGCAAGCCCCTGCTCAGCCGACTGCCCGGCCCAGGTCGCGGGGATCGGCAGCCCCCGGCGTTCGATCAAGCTCAGCGTCAGGTACTTGTCGACCGCCGCCTCCACCGCGCGAGGCGGGTTCCAGACCGGCACCCCGACGGCCGACAGCCGAAGCAGCGCATCCATCCGGAACACGACCTGTTCGAGACTCCCCGGCGGCATCATCCGCACGACCACGCCGTCCACGCCGTCCAGCTCGACCCCGCCCGCCGAGACCCTGCCCGACGCCGCGCCCCCCACCGCCGCCGACACCTCGGCGAACGGCAAGGCGTGCAACTTCACGTCCAGGTCATCCGCCGCCCGCAGCAAATCGGCGACGTGCCAGCCGGTTCCGGAAACGAGCGCGGCGAAGGTGGTCATGGGAGGAAGGCGTCCAGAAGTCGATTGCAGATCGTCGAGTCGGCTCAGTCCCAGAACGACCGGGCGACGATCTCGGGCTTCGGCGAGCCGAAGGCGTGGGTGCGGCCGGTTTCGAGGTTCTGGAAGACGACTTCGGCGGGGCTGAAGAGGTGGGGGTCGACGGCGTAGAAGTCGTTGTTGTAGCGGGCGAAGATGGCGGCGAACGGCTCGCCGAAGTCGTGCGAGGCCGACGAGGGGACGCGCGGGCCGACGTCTGCGATGGCGTCGTCGTCGCCGGTGACGTGCAGGATCACACGGGCACCGTAGAGGATCGCGTCATTGGTCCGGCCGATGGCGGCGAGGTCGTCGCGGGCGACCGGTGGGAGCGGGGCCGTCCCATGGGCCGAGACGATCCGGCCGAGATCGAACTTCAGCTCGGCCAGCTTGTGGAGGGCCGTCTCGACCGACCGCGCCACGATCTGCAAGCCCCCCGCCAGGCTGGCCGTCGGCGCGGCCAGGAGCGTGACGGCCGAAGGGGCGACGCCGCACTCGGCGGCGATCTTGGCGACGACCTCCGCCGTCGGGGCCTTGCGGGTTTCGAGCACGCCGACGACTTCACCGGCCTCCTCGTGAAAGCCGACCGCGTCGAAGATCGGCTCCTTGCGGCGGATCGCGCGCATCGGGCCGGAGCCCATCGCGAAGTACTTGCCCTCGCTGATCGCCCAGCCGGCGTACTGGCTGGCCAGGCAAGCTTGAACGGGGTGGTCGGTCACCACCTGGATCAACGGAACCGGACGGCCCGCGACCTCGCCGGCCAGGATCGAGACGTCCGCCAGGCCGCCGAGGCAGACCCGCGCCAGGTCGAGGCCCGCGAGCAGACCGCCGCGGACCTTGATCCCGCAATCGATGAACCGGCCGCCCCCTTCGATCGCGTGGATCGCGACTTTACGCTCCTCGGCGCGTGCCAGGAGGGACTCGACGATTTCGAGGGCGTTGGCGTTGAGCGACGTCATGGCGGAGGGAACCTCAGTGCGGCGATATCAAACGCAAGGTCGAAGGCGGAACGGCGACCAGGATCTCTCCCTGACCGCCGACCGCCAGGTCCCCATTGTATCGGTCGACCTCCGCCGAGGAAACCGAAGGCGGCACGACGAACCCGTGGCCGTGGAACAACGACGCGTAAACGCCCAGGATCGGGACCGGCAGCCGGACGGCGAAGTGGAAGGTCGGCGAGAGGCTCCGTTCGGCGTCTTCGCCGAGGCCCGACAGCACGAGCGACCCGCGCTTCATCCCGGCGCCCGGCATGGCTCCGACGGCACCGCAGGCGTAGATCGTGCCGGCGATCATGTTGCGGCCGAGGCCCGCGCCCACCGCGCCTTTCACGCCGATCGCGCCGCGGCGCATCAGCAGGCCGACGTCGTCGCCGGCCGAGCCGCCGACCAGGATCAGCCCCTCGCGCATCCCCCGGCGGCTTCCGGGGTAGGCGGCGCCCAATGAATTCCCGGCGTCGCCCCGAATCCGGAGCACGCCGCCGGCCATCTCGGCCCCCGCCCAGTCGCCGCACGAGCCGTCGAGGTCGAGCAGGCCGCCGGCCATCTCGGCACCGAGCCGCGGCCCCACGTCGCCCCGGACCTTCAGCGAGCCCGTCGCCATGCCCCGGCCGAGCTTGTCGACGTGCGTCAGGTCCCCCTCGACGACGAGCGCGCCGTCGGCCGCGTCCCCCTCGATCTCGAACAGGTCGCCGACGTCGGCCGTCGCGTTGCCGACGCGCAAAGCCACGCGAGCGGCGTCGGCCGACGTCCGCTCGCGGAAGGTCTCGGGCTTGAGCGGCGAGCCGTCGACCGGAAGCGTGGTCGACGACCGCCATCGGAGCGTCAAGGCCATGGATCAACCCTTCCCTTCGCCCCGGTTGTTGCCGGCTTCATGCGGATGCGAATCGCGAGGCGGATTCACCGGGCCCGTGCGCGCCTCGTGGGTCACGAGATCGGCGCTGATCATGGCGTCGCGCATCTGGGTGGTCAGGTCGTTCAGGTTGCCGGGCGTGTGCGGGATCAAAATCGTGTTGCTCCGCGACGAAGCGCCGATCTCCTTCAACGTATCGAAATACTGGGTCATGAGCACCAGGTTCATGACGTCCTGGGGGCTGGTGCCGGGGACGCTCTTCTGGAACTCGTCGACCGACTCGCGGAGCCCCTCGACGATCGCCCGGCGCTGGTCGGCGATGCCCTTGCCTTGCAGGGCCTTGCTCTGCGCCTCGGCCTCGGCCGACTTGACCTTGAGGATGCGGTCGGCCTCGCCCTTCTCGGTGGCCGCGATCCGCATTCGCTGCGCGGCGTTGATCTCGTTCATCGCTTCCTTGACCTTGCGGTCGGGCTCGATGTCGGTGACGAGCGCCTTGACGATGCCGTAGCCGAAGTCGTACATGACGTGCGACAGCTCATTTTTGACGGCGTCGGCGATCTCGTCCTTCTTCTCGAACACGTCGTCGAGCTTCTGCCGGGGGACCCGGGCGCGGATGACGTCGAAGATGAACGCCGACATCTGCGTGTGCGGGTCCGTGAGCTTGTAAAACGCCTCGTAGACCTTGTCGTGCAGCACCGTGTACTGCACCGAAACGACGACGAACACGAATACGTTGTCTTCGGTCTTCGTCTCCACGCGGACGTCGATCTGCTGGACGCGGAGGTTGATCCGCCCGGCCACGTTCTCGATGATCGGCATCTTGAAGTTCAGCCCCGGCTGGGCCACCCGCATGAACTTCCCGAACCGCTGCACGATCGCCGCCGATTGCTGCTGGACCGTGAAGAACGGCCCAAAAGCCAGGAACAGGATGAGCAGGACGAAGCCCAGGAACAGAAAGCCGACGATGAAAGACGACACGGCGAGACTCCTCTGCATTATTGAGAGAGCGACGAACACTTTTCTTTCGGATACATTCGCACGACCCTCCAACATATTGGCGTGTTTTGAGGTTTCACGACCGCCCCGCGACGTCGCGGAGCCGGATGTGGAACGGCCCGAGCTTGCCGCCGTAGTTGCCGGCGGTGACGGCGACGACCCCCCGATCAGGCCGGGCCGCCGCGACCAGACCGACGGCCGTCGCCCGCTCGACGGCTTCCAGCGTCAGGCCGTCGATGACGATCTCATAGGCGCACCGAACCTCGTCCGGCAACTCGCTGGCGACCAGCCCGCGCAGCGTCGGCGCATAGGCGGTGTTGGTGCTGGCGCGGAGGGCCTTGTACTTGCTGCCGACCTTCGACCCCGACCGCGCGATCCCCCCAGGGAACGGCAGGATCACCCCCTCGATCTTCCGCATGGCGGCGGCGGCGTCCTCGGCGGCCACGAGCGCGCCGGCGGGGTCGGTCCCCAGCAGGATGATGTTGCCGCCGGCCACCCCCTTGACCGTGCCGAAGGTCTCCTCGCAGGTGAACTCGCCGTCCATCACCGGCACGCGCCAGAACCGCCGGCCTTCCAGCCGCTTGGCGATCTGCCAGCCGTCGCCGAAGTAGCGGAGCCGGCCGCCGACGTTCACCGTCTTCTCGCCGATCGGCAGGCCATTGTAGCAGGCCGTCGTCGGGCAGGTCATCACGCACTGGCCGACCCGGTTCGCCAGCGCCTTCTCAAGCGCGTCGCGGCTGAACGCGAACAACAACACGCTCACGCCGGGGCGGCCGTCGGGCGTCTCGCCAGGCGCGAGCACGCGCTCGATCGCGGCCTCGGCGTCGCAGCCGATCACGCTGGTCGCGTAGCCCGACATCTCCTTCCCGGCGATCTCGGCCCACGCCGGAGAGTCGGCCGTGACGATCGCGCGGGCGGCCGTCATCGGGAACGCCTCCGCGAATGTATCTTCGATCGCCACGCCGTTGAGTTTCATCAGTGCATTCTCACGAAATCAGAAACCACTATTGGGACCGTCCACGAACAACGTCCAACTATTTCGAAGAGATTCACCACGAAAGACACGGAGAACACGGAGAACACGGAGGGGACATAAGGCGAAAGAGAAGATTTCATCTGAGATTCTTCCTCTCCGTGTCCTCCGCGTCCTCCGTGGTGAGTCCTCCCGACCTCCAAGTTATGCGAGAGAGTTGGAGGCTATTCTTGGACGGCCTCTCTTTCTTTGGGGCCGACTTCCAGCGGGTCGGCCAGGTCGTCGACCTTCAGTCCGAAGTTCGCCGGGTGGAACGACGCCTCGCGCGCAAGCCGGCCTTCCAGTTCGGCGCGGGCTTCGGGGTCGACGTCAAGGCCCGTGTAGAGCGTCCGGCCGCCGGGCGCGGACCTCAGCTCGCCGTCGTCGACGACGACCTCGCCGGCCTTGACCACCCATCGCGGCAGGGCGAACATCCGCCGCTTGTCGTCGTCGGGCGCGTAGATCGTCACGTCGGCGTCGGCCCCGGGGCCGAGGTGCCCCTTGTGCGAAAGCCCCAGGATGCGCGCCGGCGCCGCCCGGGTGACGATCGCGATCTCGGCGAGCGTGTACTCGCGCGAGAGGTCGGCCAGGCCGCTGCGGGCGCGGACCCGCTCGGGAAGCTTCGCGAGCGCTTCGGCACGCAATCCGCTATCCATCAAAAGCGCAATCACGTCGGGATACGACCGGAACGTCGCGCCGTTGGGATGGTCGGTCGAGAGGGCGATGCGCCAGGGGTCGCCGACGCGGAGGAACCATTCGAGGCCGATCGCCCACTGGAGCGCGTGGACGTAGTTGCGGTCGCTGTAGGTGATCGGCACGACGCCGCAGCCGTCCTCCTGCTCGACGTTCAGGCTGTACCACTTCCGGCCCAGCAGGTTCGCCAGGAAGTGCCCGACCGGCCCGTCGGCCGTCATGCTGGTCGTCTCGCCGAACAGGACCTGGCCGACGTCGACGGTGAGGTTCGGGTGCGAATCGACGTACTCGGCCAGCGGTGCGACCTGCGAATCGAAGTCGCCCGCCTGGTCGGGCGTGCCGCCGTAGCTGTGGAACTGGATGTGCGCCAGGTGCGCCCGACTGCCGTCGAGCGCCTTCATCCCTTCGAGCGTCTGGACCCAGTTGCCGGGAATCCCCAGGTTCAGGCCGTGGAAATGCAGCGGGTGCGGCAGGCCGAGCGCGTCGACGGCGCGGGCCAGGGCCGTGACGATCTCGCGCGGGGTGACGTCGAAATGGTCGACGCGGTCGTCCCAGCCCGAGATCCGGTCCTTGCCCTGCAACCACTGCTCGACGCCCCCCGGGTTCACCGCCTTGACGCCGAACCCCTTGGCGGCGTCGAGCAGCCAGGCCACGGCCTGCTCGATCCGGGCGGGGTCGCCGGCGCGGACGGCGTCGAGGATCGCGTGGTTGTTGCCCATCAGCACGAGCATGGCCTTGTCGACCAGCGGCGTGTCGCCGAACTCGGCGTGGGCGTGCCGCGCGCCCAGCGGCGGGATCGCCGCGTCGACGGCCGTCGTGTAGCCGAGCCCCGCGTATTGGTAGCCGGTGGCGAACGAACTCGGCACGCTGCCGATCGTCCCGGATCGGAACGCCCCCCAGCGTCGCATGACCTGGTCTTCCGACCGCCGCTCCTCGGGCCGCATGATCCGGGCGGCGTTGACCTTCGAGCCGGCGATGTGCGAGTGGACGTCGACGCCGCCGGGCATCACGACGTATCCACGCGCGTCGATCGTCCGATCGGCGCGGGCGCCGGGGTCCGTCGGCGCGGCGGCGACCCGCCCGTCCTTGATCCAGAGGTCGCCGACCTCGTCGTTCACCCCGTTGGCCGGGTCGATGATCCGCCCGCCGGCGATTCGCAGCGTACTCATAAGGAAGCCTCGATCCTCGACAGCAGCGCGACGAGTCGGTCGCCCTCGGTCGGCAAGCCGCGATCGCGAACCGCGCGGATCGGCAGGCTGACGCCGTCGACCCTCGTGACCGTGCCGTCCTCGTCGAGCCCCGCCGTCGCCGCCGCCAGCGCGACGGTCGCCGACGCCGCGAGCGGACTCTCCGGCGGCCCGACGAAAATCCAGGGGGTGCTCGTAAGCCGCGCCCGGGCCGCGTCCGGCCAGTCGTCGAGCGTCACGTCGCCGACGACGAGCACGCAGTCGGCTTCGCCCCGGGCCAGCCGCTCGACGCCCGAGGTCGCGCCGGGGAGCGCCTCGGGGACCCCGGCGCCCAGGTCGACGCTCGGCGTCAGGCCGGTCTGCCAGGCGAGCACCGCTTCGGCCCCGTGAGCATTACCCGCCTCCCCCATCCCGATCGCCACGAACCGCGAGGTCGGGCTGTTGAGGTCGCGGACCAGGCCGGCGACCGCCTGATGCCGGGCCTCGGCCTGGGCGACCGGCCCCCGACCCGCGAACGGGCCGCCGAACCAGGCGCCGTAGCGAGCGAGCTTCAGCAGCTCGACCACGTTCTTGAGGTCCGAAACCCCGCAGCCCGTCGCGTGCTCGATCCGGCTCTCCTTCATCGGAATTCCCCGGGCGAGACCTCGCAAGACCCAGAGCAGTTCCAGCTCGTTTTGGGGATCGACCTGCAAGAAGACGTCGGCCTTCTCGGCGGTCGCCGTCCGCTCGCGATCGATCACCACGACCGTCCGGCCCGCGCGACCTTCCGGAGTGAACCGGCCGACGGGCTCGACCGAGTATCGCTCCCAGTGCCGGGGGTGGGTCACGACCGGGTCAGTCGCCCAGAACACGACCACGTCGGCGCGGTTCTTGACCTCGCCGAGCGTCGCCGAGACCAGGCCGCCGCGCTG contains:
- a CDS encoding 6-pyruvoyl trahydropterin synthase family protein — its product is MSSSRYKVRVTKDFLVFSSGHFITFEGNQCERVHGHNYRTAVEVDGDLDGNHYVVDFIALRDMTRTICDELDHRMLLPAGSPYIRLEDDGPNIVARYRDRYWSFPRDECVVLPIANTTAELLAKYIADRLLVAMRARGWADPRAVRVEVEECFGQSAEVELTL
- a CDS encoding triphosphoribosyl-dephospho-CoA synthase; the protein is MKSTLSPGKLAQIACILEATARKPGNVHRFLDFDDLDYLDFVLSAAAVADPLDRARTEGVGASVLAAVEATKRVVATNSNLGMILLLAPLTAVPPEQGLGEGVGRVLDATTVDDARLVYRAIRLANPGGLGEAVEQDVADEPTITLREAMTLAADRDLIARQYADDFAEVLDEGLPALRRRIEDGQPLETAIIGAFLDMLSRHPDSLIARKAGRERAAEASRRAGEVLAAGWPDEAVGRSLLRVLDATLRSDGHRLNPGATADLTAAVLFAALRDGTIELPRPTGPTGWSGDRDRRLT
- a CDS encoding ATP-grasp domain-containing protein, whose product is MTTFAALVSGTGWHVADLLRAADDLDVKLHALPFAEVSAAVGGAASGRVSAGGVELDGVDGVVVRMMPPGSLEQVVFRMDALLRLSAVGVPVWNPPRAVEAAVDKYLTLSLIERRGLPIPATWAGQSAEQGLAAFEELGGDVVVKPLFGSEGRGIVRISDRELAWRCFHMLEHTASVLYLQRWIRHPGHDLRLFVLRGRVLGAMRRSAQGGEWRTNVAIGGRAEAWRPDPQAERLAVAAAAALGAEFAGVDLIEDLDRGGLVVLEVNAVPGWRALARVTGIDVAAALLDALRDAAR
- the mch gene encoding methenyltetrahydromethanopterin cyclohydrolase translates to MTSLNANALEIVESLLARAEERKVAIHAIEGGGRFIDCGIKVRGGLLAGLDLARVCLGGLADVSILAGEVAGRPVPLIQVVTDHPVQACLASQYAGWAISEGKYFAMGSGPMRAIRRKEPIFDAVGFHEEAGEVVGVLETRKAPTAEVVAKIAAECGVAPSAVTLLAAPTASLAGGLQIVARSVETALHKLAELKFDLGRIVSAHGTAPLPPVARDDLAAIGRTNDAILYGARVILHVTGDDDAIADVGPRVPSSASHDFGEPFAAIFARYNNDFYAVDPHLFSPAEVVFQNLETGRTHAFGSPKPEIVARSFWD
- a CDS encoding formylmethanofuran dehydrogenase subunit C — translated: MALTLRWRSSTTLPVDGSPLKPETFRERTSADAARVALRVGNATADVGDLFEIEGDAADGALVVEGDLTHVDKLGRGMATGSLKVRGDVGPRLGAEMAGGLLDLDGSCGDWAGAEMAGGVLRIRGDAGNSLGAAYPGSRRGMREGLILVGGSAGDDVGLLMRRGAIGVKGAVGAGLGRNMIAGTIYACGAVGAMPGAGMKRGSLVLSGLGEDAERSLSPTFHFAVRLPVPILGVYASLFHGHGFVVPPSVSSAEVDRYNGDLAVGGQGEILVAVPPSTLRLISPH
- a CDS encoding SPFH domain-containing protein, giving the protein MSSFIVGFLFLGFVLLILFLAFGPFFTVQQQSAAIVQRFGKFMRVAQPGLNFKMPIIENVAGRINLRVQQIDVRVETKTEDNVFVFVVVSVQYTVLHDKVYEAFYKLTDPHTQMSAFIFDVIRARVPRQKLDDVFEKKDEIADAVKNELSHVMYDFGYGIVKALVTDIEPDRKVKEAMNEINAAQRMRIAATEKGEADRILKVKSAEAEAQSKALQGKGIADQRRAIVEGLRESVDEFQKSVPGTSPQDVMNLVLMTQYFDTLKEIGASSRSNTILIPHTPGNLNDLTTQMRDAMISADLVTHEARTGPVNPPRDSHPHEAGNNRGEGKG
- the fhcD gene encoding formylmethanofuran--tetrahydromethanopterin N-formyltransferase; the encoded protein is MKLNGVAIEDTFAEAFPMTAARAIVTADSPAWAEIAGKEMSGYATSVIGCDAEAAIERVLAPGETPDGRPGVSVLLFAFSRDALEKALANRVGQCVMTCPTTACYNGLPIGEKTVNVGGRLRYFGDGWQIAKRLEGRRFWRVPVMDGEFTCEETFGTVKGVAGGNIILLGTDPAGALVAAEDAAAAMRKIEGVILPFPGGIARSGSKVGSKYKALRASTNTAYAPTLRGLVASELPDEVRCAYEIVIDGLTLEAVERATAVGLVAAARPDRGVVAVTAGNYGGKLGPFHIRLRDVAGRS
- a CDS encoding formylmethanofuran dehydrogenase subunit A, which translates into the protein MSTLRIAGGRIIDPANGVNDEVGDLWIKDGRVAAAPTDPGARADRTIDARGYVVMPGGVDVHSHIAGSKVNAARIMRPEERRSEDQVMRRWGAFRSGTIGSVPSSFATGYQYAGLGYTTAVDAAIPPLGARHAHAEFGDTPLVDKAMLVLMGNNHAILDAVRAGDPARIEQAVAWLLDAAKGFGVKAVNPGGVEQWLQGKDRISGWDDRVDHFDVTPREIVTALARAVDALGLPHPLHFHGLNLGIPGNWVQTLEGMKALDGSRAHLAHIQFHSYGGTPDQAGDFDSQVAPLAEYVDSHPNLTVDVGQVLFGETTSMTADGPVGHFLANLLGRKWYSLNVEQEDGCGVVPITYSDRNYVHALQWAIGLEWFLRVGDPWRIALSTDHPNGATFRSYPDVIALLMDSGLRAEALAKLPERVRARSGLADLSREYTLAEIAIVTRAAPARILGLSHKGHLGPGADADVTIYAPDDDKRRMFALPRWVVKAGEVVVDDGELRSAPGGRTLYTGLDVDPEARAELEGRLAREASFHPANFGLKVDDLADPLEVGPKEREAVQE